In the Sander lucioperca isolate FBNREF2018 chromosome 24, SLUC_FBN_1.2, whole genome shotgun sequence genome, TGTTGAAAAGCACGGTATCCTGGGGAACCACGCCGATATGAGCTCGCAGAGATGTCTGCTTCACCTGAGGAAAGACAATGAAGACATAGTCATTACCAGCCCAGAGTGTGCCTGTGAACGCACACAGTCACATACAGCTATATTAAAGACAATGTAACTTGTGCTTTCATTTCTCTTGGTAATCTCAAGAGCAACGTAAGAAGGGGCTAATTTATGCTTACAGAAGTTGGACTTCCTTTGCATTGTACATATTGTGTCCATCTCCACTATATACAAACTGTGCCTTTGCTTTGATTTTTTTCACTGTATGCTCAATTGTACTTGGAATTATGTTTCCATGTACTAAATATGGTGCCAAACATTTACCTTTGATATATCCTGCCCATCGATGCTAATGCAGCCTCCATGAACGTCATAGAAACGGAAGAGGAGTCGTATGATGGTGCTCTTCCCAGAGCCTGATGGTCCCACCTAGAGAGATTAAGAGGAAATTACAGTTGCACAGTCCGAACAGAACGCAGACACTTTCACTGTATGAGTAAGTACATCCATTTTAAATTGAAGTTATTCCTTACCAGGGCAATGGTCTGTCCTGGAAGTGCAGTGAAGGAAACATCCCTGAGAATCTCCTTCCTGTAAAACAGTAAGGAAATCCAAGAACTGAGTCTCGTATGATCAAACTAAGTCACGGCTTACATCTAGTTTAACAACTTTACACAACTGTAGTTCTAACCAGGCTATCAGACCAAATGTGAACCAACCCATTGGTGTAGCTGAAGTAAACATTCTCAAACTCCACTTTTCCCTGTGTGAATAGAAGACTTCCTGCATTTACTTCATCTTTCACCTGCACGAGAGAACAAACACAGAAGATATAATGAAGTGGGTCACAATACAGCGCCTAAAGTGAAAACCATAGACTGGTGAAAACACAGTACAATCATTGGCCAGTTCAAAAAGTACCTCTTCGACTTCTTCGAAAAGTTCAAACATGCTTTCCATGTCAATGAAAGACTTCTGGATCATTCTGCAGTAAAGAACAAATAGAGCCACAGTTTACAACAATAACAAGAATGAACCAAAAATAAGAAACTTTACTGTACTATAGTCGAccacaatgcattttaagttgtttcttcctcttcttaCCTGTAGTAGGTTCCAAACCAGTTGAGGGGAGTGTACAGTTGGATGATGTAGGTACCAAAGAGAACAAAATCTCCAATCTAGGATAAAAGGATTTATTTTCACAGTCAAACCTAATGGCACAAttgtttttgaagattttttttttttgtggcatttctgcctttaatggataggacagctagacatgaaaggggaagagagaggggaaagacatgcaggaaattgtcacaggtcgaggcatacacctctatacatgtgcgcctgctctaccaactgagctaaccggccacctTATGGCAACACTTTAAACTAACATTGTTATTCTTCAGTTTGATCAGTAAAACATACAATACATTTTATCAAGACATCATCTTAGGAGTGTTCAGTTTACAAGCGGTGGTTCTAATAGAGACCGGAGAAtatagaataaaaaataaataaataaaataataataataaatatatatatatattttttttaattattattttatttatttatttatttttttaatttatttatatatatatatatatatatatatatatatatatatatatatatatatatatatatatataataatgacGTCATAAAAACGTCACTATTTGTATGATAAAAAGCCATGTCAAAGTGCTCAGTACCTGAAACTTTCCTTCAGTTACAAAGTAGGCACAGAGCAGGGAGCCTGCCAGCAGGCCTGATCCAATGATGAGGTTCTGTGTTTGGTTGAGGAAGGCCAGGGATGCCTGGGTCTTCCACTCTGACACCTAAAAACAGGAGGAGAAAAGAACCATCAGACTATAGAagaattcatatatatatatatatatatatatatatatatatatatatatatatatatatatatatatatatatatatatatatatatatatatatatatatatatatatatatatacatatatatatatatgtgtgtgtgtgtgtgtgtgaaattatcttattgtctttgttttgaAACTAAACCTGCCATAACTAATTATATTTCCTGGGGGTTTGGCCATTTGCTGTTGGGGAAGGTGCTGATTGGCTTCCACACAGCATCTTGTGCAGCTCGACACTAAAAGCAATCTCAAAAGCAGTGATGATTATTAGACAGGATTAATGTCCAAATGGGAACTTCTCTAACTTACCTGATATTTTAAGATGGCATCCTCGAAACGGCTGACCTCATAGCTCTCTGCATTGTAGTATTTCACCTATTacacagacaaaataaaaagatgGGACAAAGTTTGGCATCTTAATTATTGAAACTTTTTTATAAACCAAAATGCAGATGGACGAAATGTTTGATGTACCGTCTCAAAGTTTAACAAGGAGTCCACAGCCCTGGACTTGGCATTGTTGTCCTGCTGATTCATGTCTCGCCTGTACTTGGTTCTCCATTCAGTGATAATGATGGTCAGAGCTGGTGGAAATATTGACAGGCAATAATATCTGGGGATACGTTCAACTAAACTaagttgtttattattattattattattattattattattaaatgaatTAGAATGTTGGATAGCTATGGTTGAACATGCACTACTTACTGAGGTAGAGGCCCATGCAGACGAAGACGATTAGGCCGAACCAGGCATTGAAATAAGTGATGAAGTAGATAATAGAAATAACAATATCAACAATGGTTGGGATGATGCTGAACACTATGTAGCTGTGGCGGGAAAAAAAAGGGACAGTTGAGTCAGTTTTCTCTTGAAATAGGAGAATACAATTTCAGGAAAAATATGGGTCCAGAGGAAAACCCAGTCCATCCAGTGCCATTTTACCTGAGCAGGCTGTTAATGGAGGAGGTGCCACGGTCGATGCTTCTCAGCACATCGCCCGTTTTGCGGCCCAGGTGCCAGCGCAGAGACAGGGAGTGCAAGTGGCTGAACAGACGCACTTGGACCACGCGGTTGGTGAACTGCTGAACCCTGATCCACAGGAAGGAGCGCAGGTTACTGATAAAACCTGAGGCACCTGGGAAGAGGAAAAGACAATGGTGAAAGTGACAGACAAGCCTTATCACTACCTTCATGATGAAATGTGATTAGAAACAGAAAATCAATGTGCCGTATCACTTGTACAGTaagtgtctgtctttctgtggcACTACAAAGTCTACTCTCTACATTATGCGTCCAGAACATGAATGTGTTGGTCCTACCTGCCCCGCCGCCCTGCATTAACTTCAGCAGGACATAAATACACACTGTAGTAGCCAGAGCATTCCAGCTGCTGCCATCAGTCAGTTCATTCACTGAGAAAGGGACAAATACATCAaggtaaatgaaaaaaaactcaagACGGTCAGCTATTTGGCTTGAAGATAAGGTAGATAAACAAGACAATAAAAGAGACGAGTAAGATTGGGAAGGTGTTCTCTGACGATAGGATACATTATTTTTGGCATGTGGCACTTGAGGCTTTCAAATTGTGGCTCagacttaataaataaaaaaacactattAGCTTGTGGCTCTAGCTTGTTGCAGCAATGCAGTTACAGAAACGGACCATTTCACTTGAGAAGCAGCTCTGAAATAAATCAACATTTGAGTCTACAAAGTTTGGTAACAAGATATGTCCCTCACCAATATTCTTGTAGTAAATAGGTACAAAGACGTTAATAACTCTCTCGACTCCCAGCAGAATCAAACAGAAGAGGACCAATAGCTGGAGGAAGATGTTGCCCCGGGGCCACATGTAGGGAAGAAGCATGCGGACTTTTTTCCTGAAACCCTGCCAGGTAGACTGGTTGTCCTCTGTTCTGCCCAAAAGGCTCTGAGATAGAGACATGCAAATCAATTAACACAGCATTGTGTATAAAAGTGGAAAGAGgccaatataattgtctctttcagtcaaatttaaaaatattaatttatttattacttttttaaacaatacgTTTCAAGCAAGCAATTCCAGGATacatattttgtttatatatcAGTTATGTAACCCAGATAACGtattaacacaaatacacagcctatgaagtaggTCTCTTTATtatccaaaacatttttttctaactgtatcccccTCGTCATTTTTGTATGGTGTCAAGTGAAATAATTATAGAATATATAGATCTTGATATAGATAGAAATtgcaattagacaattatgtaataatttttACAGGCCTAATTACCTGTCCGCTGTTCTCAACGTCCCGCTCATCTTCGTTGATCAGTAGCATGTAGGGTTTCCGGGGCAACCCTGGAGCTTTGAGACCAATGAAGAAGAGCAGTCCAGTGCCAATGTAGCGCATCAGCCACAAGGCAAACTGCACCTGAAGGGTTCATAGGCAATTACAACTGATCAATATGGACACCACATAACAGGTGTTCATCATACAAGTTACTTATAAATGTGGGCTCTTTACAATGAAAAAGAGGTATCAAATTGAGTAAAACACAGGATTAACATTTTAACAGAACAGCATTTAAAATTAAGGACAGATAAAATAACACAAAGAACACAAATGTCAAGTCATGCTTACAATTATATAACCAGGAAGTCTGACTCAGCGTGGGAGGGGCAAGATTGTGTCTTAAAATTTGGGATCTGAAAGTTAGACTGGGCAATGACTCAGCAAAAAAAGGCTCTAGTCTTGCACCTACTAACATTGGTGTTATGCATATTTTGCATGCCATGACTGGTAGGACCTTGTTATGCTTGAAACTAAACAGGAAAACAGGCTGCACTGCTTTAAGCCAAGTTGTAAGTGTGTCTCAAAAGACTAACAACTAACTAACCTTTGATTAATTAGACTGTTAAAGCACACATTGTCAACATTAGAAAACATTCATAGAATGATAGTGAAAAGAGTTTTATCCTTATGCAGAATATGTGCATAAGCTATAAGggcattttttaaaataaaaaaattaagattagaaaaatgaACTTAATCTTGAATAGATAGGCAAGGCAAGgtaaggcagctttatttgtatagaagATAGGAATGGAGATAAACTGCACAGACATGCTGCATGCTGGTACAGAGGATAACAATGAAGCAATGCATATGAGCTCAATGCAGTATGCAGTGTACAATATTTTGATCAAATCCAGTctcgaaaaaaaataaaaaataaaaagaagctTGTGCTACAAAAGACCAAGCCCTCGTAAGAGTTTACTTTTCAAAATGATGGTGAAAAAAAGGTATCTTATGTGACATTTGATCTTTCCTCACCTGTTGTTGATTGTTCTCCAGGCCCCACCACCAGTGAGGACTGTACCAGGAGATGAAGGCCAAGTTCTCAGCTGAGAAAGCCACAGCCCAGAACAGCAGCAGGGCTATGCTGTGGCCCCTTGTCCGGTCCATCAGCAGGGACCTGCGTCTTTCCACCCTGAGCACGGCTATAGCCCAAGCCCAGCCCAGCGCAGAGAAGCAGCCATATAACACCACGTAGCCTGGGAGCTCTCCCCCGTTGGCCGCCCGCCACACCATCCCACCCAGAAACTGGATCAGGAGAAGTACAGAGATAGCTAGCTGGAAACCATAGAGGCAGGAGCGTGGAATGAACTTGGGTTCCATTGCTGTGCCATATTTCTGGTAGAATATGCAGTGGATGGTGCCAAGGAAGAAGGAGATGGTTAGCAGGATGGTGGGGACCAGTGTGAAGTAGAAGCATGGGGAGATGCCTTCATCCACCCAGGTGTGGGAGATGGAGGAATTGGCTTCGCAGTAGCCCTGAATAAACACCATGGCTGCAGCTGGGGAGAGACAGAAATTACTTCATTAGAGATACAGCACAACTATTTATTAAGTGCAAGATTAAAGGTAACAGATTAAATGTCCAGAAGACTGTACACCTTAACGTAAAATTACAACAAAAGGAAATGtatatatactgttgggtagttcaACAATCATAAATATCCTC is a window encoding:
- the abcb6a gene encoding ATP-binding cassette, sub-family B (MDR/TAP), member 6a, whose amino-acid sequence is MVFIQGYCEANSSISHTWVDEGISPCFYFTLVPTILLTISFFLGTIHCIFYQKYGTAMEPKFIPRSCLYGFQLAISVLLLIQFLGGMVWRAANGGELPGYVVLYGCFSALGWAWAIAVLRVERRRSLLMDRTRGHSIALLLFWAVAFSAENLAFISWYSPHWWWGLENNQQQVQFALWLMRYIGTGLLFFIGLKAPGLPRKPYMLLINEDERDVENSGQSLLGRTEDNQSTWQGFRKKVRMLLPYMWPRGNIFLQLLVLFCLILLGVERVINVFVPIYYKNIVNELTDGSSWNALATTVCIYVLLKLMQGGGAGASGFISNLRSFLWIRVQQFTNRVVQVRLFSHLHSLSLRWHLGRKTGDVLRSIDRGTSSINSLLSYIVFSIIPTIVDIVISIIYFITYFNAWFGLIVFVCMGLYLTLTIIITEWRTKYRRDMNQQDNNAKSRAVDSLLNFETVKYYNAESYEVSRFEDAILKYQVSEWKTQASLAFLNQTQNLIIGSGLLAGSLLCAYFVTEGKFQIGDFVLFGTYIIQLYTPLNWFGTYYRMIQKSFIDMESMFELFEEVEEVKDEVNAGSLLFTQGKVEFENVYFSYTNGKEILRDVSFTALPGQTIALVGPSGSGKSTIIRLLFRFYDVHGGCISIDGQDISKVKQTSLRAHIGVVPQDTVLFNNTIRDNIRYGRISASDQEVEEAALAADIHDKIMTFPEGYDTQVGERGLKLSGGEKQRVAIARTILKAPQIILLDEATSALDTQTERNIQASLAKVCVNRTTVVVAHRLSTIIGADQILVISDGRIAERGRHEELLVKGGLYSDMWMRQQQAQDSDSSSDTETKDRTSEKLQPPSTSSGHHGH